One genomic window of Fusarium fujikuroi IMI 58289 draft genome, chromosome FFUJ_chr01 includes the following:
- a CDS encoding related to hxB protein, translating into MVPGLQSQLKYLLTDLDGSLSLNLCLSPETVSYSVNTRGSLSPFPNTAASQSSASMAPSVMADTNTALKHRSERDIRSPDMEYNSSVEDFREYEYPNMAQGAYLDHGGATIYARSLITGFSQAMIGNLWGNPHSENLPAKLSGDMVDNIRAKALDFVGADPKYFDLVFVANATAAIKLVADAFRDIGEKTPTKGFWYGCHKEAHTSIIGVRALTSGDYHCFEDDESVEEWISRPFSCQSRRGKSTSLGLFAYPGQSNLSGRRLPQDWSKRIRQHPQLRNVYTLFDAAALAMTSSLSSLFHDPMDAPDFTCLSFYKIFGFPDLGALVVRRASGHILNLRRYFGGGTISQLSPSKDSRVMKKVPGLGDLHKIWDIHEGVEDGTLPFHSILALGVAIDTHLRLYGSMDTISRHCCYLARYLYERLVDLKHQNGSPLIELYVDSPFMYGDPSLQGPTFAFNIMKEDGSYIPWTQVERLANSAGVYIRAGGVCCPGGVAKALDYEDWEWDRIFSSGHACGSSEMAVIHNKPTGIVRASLGPMTTKRDIQAFISFLSNEFSTKSAPIPRLLGTAKDLPLREKFPYLTSEKEFRERDLVYEH; encoded by the exons ATGGTTCCTGGCCTGCAAAGTCAATTAAAGTACTTGTTGACCGATCTCGATGGTTCTTTATCGTTGAACCTTTGTTTATCTCCCGAGACTGTCTCATATTCCGTTAATACTCGTGGAAGTCTTTCTCCCTTCCCAAACACAGCTGCTAGTCAATCAAGTGCCTCTATGGCCCCCTCAGTCATG GCAGACACAAATACAGCGCTCAAACATCGTTCAGAGCGAGATATACGTTCTCCAGACATGGAATATAACTCGTCGGTCGAGGATTTCCGAGAATACGAGTATCCCAACATGGCACAAG GGGCTTATCTTGATCATGGAGGAGCTACCATATATGCGCGATCCCTTATAACCGGCTTCTCCCAAGCAATGATTGGTAACCTCTGGGGCAATCCGCACTCAGAGAATCTCCCGGCAAAGTTGTCGGGTGATATGGTTGATAATATCCGGGCAAAAGCTCTTGATTTCGTTGGCGCTGATCCAAAGTATTTCGACCTGGTCTTCGTCGCCAATGCTACGGCTGCTATCAAGCTCGTTGCTGACGCGTTTCGGGACATCGGAGAGAAGACCCCTACCAAGGGCTTTTGGTATGGATGTCACAAGGAAGCCCACACGAGTATTATCGGGGTTCGCGCACTTACATCAGGGGACTATCATTGtttcgaagatgatgagagtgttGAAGAATGGATCTCGCGGCCTTTCAGCTGCCAATCCCGAAGAGGAAAATCGACCAGTCTGGGCTTGTTCGCATATCCAGGCCAGTCCAATCTTAGTGGGCGACGATTACCACAGGACTGGTCGAAAAGAATACGGCAACACCCTCAACTTCGAAATGTCTATACCCTTTTCGATGCTGCGGCTCTCGCCATGACTAGCTCCCTCAGCTCCCTGTTCCACGATCCGATGGATGCACCCGACTTCACTTGCCTTTCGTTTTACAAGATATTTGGCTTCCCTGATTTGGGAGCATTGGTTGTTAGGCGGGCATCTGGACATATACTGAACCTGAGGAGATACTTTGGCGGGGGAACAATTTCTCAGTTATCCCCCTCAAAAGACTCCCGGGTCATGAAGAAAGTTCCCGGGCTGGGGGATCTGCACAAAATATGGGATATACATGAGGGTGTCGAGGATGGCACACTGCCATTTCACAGTATCTTGGCACTTGGAGTCGCCATTGACACACACCTAAGGCTTTATGGCTCAATG GATACGATATCTCGTCATTGCTGTTATCTCGCTCGCTACTTGTATGAACGTCTCGTGGACCTGAAGCACCAAAACGGATCTCCATTGATCGAGCTATATGTTGATAGCCCATTCATGTATGGCGATCCTTCACTACAAGGGCCAACTTTTGCCTTCAACATTATGAAAGAAGATGGTTCATATATCCCCTGGACACAGGTAGAGAGGCTTGCCAATAGCGCTGGAGTATACATACGAGCAGGAG GCGTTTGCTGCCCTGGTGGTGTCGCCAAAGCTCTGGACTATGAGGACTGGGAATGGGACAGGATCTTCTCAAGCGGACACGCCTGTGGCTCAAGTGAGATGGCAGTCATACATAATAAGCCAACGGG AATCGTTCGCGCGAGTCTCGGCCCCATGACGACGAAGCGAGATATACAGGCCTTTATATCATTTCTTTCCAACGAGTTCAGCACAAAAAGCGCACCAATACCACGATTGCTCGGAACAGCAAAGGATTTACCGCTACGGGAGAAGTTCCCCTACCTGACATCCGAAAAGGAGTTTCGTGAGCGCGACCTTGTTTATGAGCATTGA
- a CDS encoding related to cytosolic Cu/Zn superoxide dismutase, with the protein MRTQAMVAVLFSALAGQVFGQDDSHDAPRVNDNPIGVKYKATLPKEPFFKDAAIDGNVKGFIQAEAPSDGHGVQFKVQFSNLPKEGGPFTYHIHVEPVPENGNCTATLAHLDPFARGEEPPCDPEKPASCQVGDNSGKHGKITSDPFTADYIDYYASTKEGIGAYFGNRSFVLHYANKTRLTCANFVNLNPGVIDSNYTAPAYLPTPTETVNPETNTPTPSSTGSGTGGKPISTETSVVSPNGASSATLPINFALAGVLALILAM; encoded by the exons ATGCGCACTCAAGCTATGGTGGCCGTCCTGTTCTCGGCGCTTGCCGGGCAGGTTTTTGGCCAGGATGACTCTCACGATGCTCCCAGAGTCAACGACAACCCTATTGGTGTCAAATACAAGGCCACCCTTCCCAAGGAGCCTTTCTTCAAAGATGCCGCAATCGACGGCAATGTCAAGGGCTTTATCCAGGCTGAAGCTCCGAGCGATGGACACGGCGTCCAGTTCAAGGTCCAGTTCAGCAACCTTCCCAAGGAGGGAGGTCCCTTCA CATACCATATCCACGTTGAACCTGTTCCCGAGAATGGCAACTGTACCGCCACTCTCGCCCATCTCGACCCTTTCGCTCGTGGCGAGGAGCCTCCCTGTGACCCTGAGAAGCCTGCCTCTTGTCAGGTTGGAGACAACAGTGGGAAGCATGGAAAGATCACCAGCGACCCCTTCACAGCCGACTACATCGACTACTACGCCTCCACCAAAGAAGGCATCGGGGCCTACTTTGGCAACCGGTCGTTTGTTCTTCATTATGCCAACAAGACCCGTCTAACATGCGCCAACTTTGTGAACCTGAACCCGGGTGTTATCGACTCGAACTACACTGCCCCAGCTTACCTCCCAACACCGACTGAGACAGTCAACCCTGAGACGAACACTCCTACTCCATCAAGCACAGGCAGTGGCACTGGCGGCAAGCCTATTTCTACTGAGACTAGCGTTGTTAGTCCCAACGGTGCCTCGTCTGCTACGCTCCCGATCAACTTTGCCCTGGCTGGCGTCTTGGCTCTCATTCTTGCAATGTGA
- a CDS encoding related to short-chain alcohol dehydrogenase produces MTTQNFKNEKDIPVSHQDFPGTEREMPDPKATRDEVPEAGGNSRTYQGSGKLKGKKALITGGDSGIGAASALLFGREGVSDIVIAYLPEEEKDAQDTKKQVENEGAKVHLISLDLSKQENCRKLVDFAVEKMNGIDILFNNAAYQMMVQDIKDLPEEQWIHTFNINIHSFFYISKYALPHMKAGATIINNASINAYIGRPDLLDYTSTKGAIVSFTRGLSNQYVSKGIRVNAVAPGPVWTPLIPATMDDEAQKQFTSPMGRPAQPSEIATCVVFLASSDSSCVSGQTIHCNGGTVVNG; encoded by the exons ATGACGACTCAAAACTTCAAGAATG AGAAGGATATCCCCGTCTCTCACCAGGACTTCCCTGGTACTGAGAGGGAGATGCCCGACCCCAAAGCCACTCGTGACGAAGTACCTGAGGCCGGCGGCAATTCGAGGACATACCAAGGCTCTGGAAAGCTCAAAGGCAAAAAGGCACTGATCACTGGAGGCGACAGTGGCATTggtgctgcttctgctctTCTGTTCGGTCGGGAGGGCGTTTCGGATATTGTCATCGCCTATTTaccagaggaagagaaggatgctCAGGACACCAAAAAGCAGGTTGAGAACGAGGGTGCCAAGGTCCATCTTATCTCTCTTGACCTCTCGAAGCAAGAGAACTGCAGGAAACTTGTTGACTTTGCCGTGGAGAAAATGAACGGAATTGACATTCTATTCAACAATGCAGCTT ACCAGATGATGGTCCAGGATATCAAAGACCTCCCCGAGGAGCAATGGATCCAtaccttcaacatcaacatccactCCTTCTTCTATATCTCCAAATATGCCCTCCCTCACATGAAGGCCGGAGCAACTATTATCAACAATGCTTCCATCAACGCCTACATCGGTCGCCCTGATCTCCTCGATTACACATCCACAAAGGGTGCGATTGTTTCATTCACACGCGGTCTCAGCAATCAATATGTCAGCAAGGGCATTCGTGTTAATGCTGTCGCTCCTGGACCAG TTTGGACACCTCTCATTCCCGCCACGATGGATGACGAAGCGCAGAAGCAGTTCACAAGCCCCATGGGACGACCTGCTCAGCCATCAGAGATTGCTACGTGCGTAGTCTTCCTGGCGTCGAGTGACAGCTCGTGTGTTAGTGGACAGACCATCCACTGCAATGGCGGTACCGTTGTGAATGGTTAA
- a CDS encoding related to beta transducin-like protein yields MRFINTHTLQLEFYPGGSRRYAILSHVWGDDEVTLKDVASDGPEEALHLERYSKLRESCRMARSFKLEYLWIDTCCIDKSSSAELSEAINSMFRWYAESTICIAFLEDVLPSESEEERRKTFVNSRWFTRGWTLQELIAPGKVIFYGRDWQRLGSRAELKEDIKSATGINYELLDATHHMAEIRQRQLSEFSVAQKMFWAAGRETTRPEDVAYCLLGIFDINMPLLYGEGKVKAFKRLQEEILKSTDDESIFAWRQPRYRVEGKTYWSLLANSPSAFDLGQTSKDLNGMVPQRSKYLSLRSGSSMSMTNRGLDLELPLTPFPIDTSGTIFLAFLNCEFRRGQTSINPAILLQRAAWDRNSHFVRIRPDILALSMMNSIILPDELLNMIRNGQKDVLQEAIPRQIFVPHSTPDLRYLKGVIFRPEVKGLAKESKMVVRVRSRSPTWQYFVDARSGLSTTEESYEINFDLAPGPSLGSLQASIVLGVLELDLGSSDARQCLVMGLEPLPPNPFQTMPLYFSPWYAFEEQAWIAKQDFSRVLDKTQRRLEWRVPDIVTAKIGIESRYSSLFYSLTLEIENSRKVNTWF; encoded by the coding sequence ATGAGGTTCATAAACACACATACCCTTCAGCTTGAGTTTTATCCTGGTGGATCACGTCGATATGCCATCCTATCCCACGTCtggggtgatgatgaagtcacTCTCAAGGACGTTGCTTCAGACGGTCCCGAGGAAGCCCTTCATCTTGAACGTTATAGCAAGCTACGCGAGAGCTGCAGAATGGCACGCTCTTTTAAGTTGGAATATTTATGGATAGATACTTGCTGTATCGATAAAAGTAGCAGTGCCGAGCTTTCTGAAGCTATTAACTCGATGTTCCGTTGGTATGCTGAATCGACCATCTGTATCGCCTTTCTTGAGGATGTTCTCCCCTCAGAGTCTGAAGAGGAACGGAGAAAGACATTCGTAAACAGTCGTTGGTTTACCAGAGGCTGGACACTTCAAGAGCTCATCGCACCGGGAAAGGTCATTTTCTATGGACGAGACTGGCAGCGGCTGGGTAGCAGAGCTGAGCTCAAAGAAGACATAAAGAGTGCCACTGGGATTAATTATGAGCTTCTCGACGCAACACATCATATGGCGGAGATCAGGCAACGTCAGCTTAGTGAGTTTTCTGTCGCTCAGAAGATGTTCTGGGCTGCTGGACGCGAGACAACGAGGCCAGAAGACGTTGCTTATTGCCTACTGGGTATATTCGATATTAACATGCCTTTGCTCTATGGGGAAGGTAAAGTCAAAGCTTTCAAGCGGCTACAAGAAGAGATTCTTAAATCTACCGATGATGAGTCAATTTTTGCGTGGCGGCAGCCTCGATATCGGGTCGAAGGAAAAACGTATTGGAGCCTTCTTGCAAACAGCCCTTCAGCTTTCGATCTCGGCCAGACCTCAAAAGATCTTAATGGCATGGTGCCTCAGAGGTCCAAATACCTATCTCTCAGGTCAGGAAGTTCAATGTCTATGACAAACCGTGGACTGGATTTAGAGCTTCCATTAACGCCGTTCCCAATCGACACGTCTGGGACCAttttcttggccttcttgaactGCGAGTTTCGAAGAGGCCAGACATCAATCAACCCGGCCATCCTCCTTCAGAGAGCAGCGTGGGACAGAAACTCACATTTTGTGCGGATTCGACCAGATATATTAGCGTTGTCCATGATGAACAGCATCATTCTTCCCGATGAACTCTTGAACATGATACGAAATGGCCAAAAAGATGTTCTGCAGGAGGCCATTCCGCGACAGATCTTCGTACCACACAGCACTCCGGACCTACGATATTTGAAGGGTGTGATATTTCGCCCGGAGGTGAAGGGCCTTGCAAAGGAGAGTAAGATGGTTGTCAGAGTGCGCTCACGATCACCAACATGGCAATATTTTGTCGATGCTCGAAGCGGTCTCTCCACTACGGAAGAGTCATATGAGATTAACTTTGACTTAGCACCTGGTCCCTCACTTGGGTCATTACAAGCATCCATCGTTCTGGGGGTGTTGGAGCTTGACCTAGGAAGTTCAGATGCCAGGCAGTGCTTGGTCATGGGATTAGAGCCCTTGCCCCCAAACCCGTTTCAAACGATGCCTCTTTACTTCTCACCGTGGTACGCGTTTGAAGAACAGGCTTGGATTGCAAAGCAGGACTTTTCAAGAGTTTTGGACAAAACACAGAGAAGGCTGGAGTGGAGAGTTCCAGATATCGTGACGGCGAAAATTGGAATTGAGAGCAGGTATTCTAGTCTATTCTATAGTTTGACTTTGGAGATTGAGAACAGCCGGAAAGTCAATACCTGGTTTTGA
- a CDS encoding VPS9-like protein codes for MSPPEQSTASSSQPVLDETLSNKPNVELMSAQDPTAGTPGTSDNHSHGSSSKDKTGKEDSLIDFGDQAADVPSHEHKADAAEQGHSEMLKEKQAANDSRAPSGYLNTHASTAGKIKPIALPSSNDATTQYLTAEPSTYVDPTPATPITSQPPSRTPSNAARSHVSGDSTPPKSDAEFDERRYVSEDEHEGGSQSEIQSIMEQFSEFGGGPGEEEVMSPRLEIASPMLGHPVQHPPRKSSLEPLVPTLSGQMQGLHISTSSPPAETPNNTGVEDLGPPVPPKDGVHGTPPRPKIERNMSVASPSSPVQSHRPPPPEPEPEPTQPFDFHRFLEQLRNKKADPVARYLKSFLSEFGKRQWMVHEQVKIIGDFLAFIANKMAQCEVWRDVSDAEFDNAREGMEKLVMNRLYTQTFSPAIQAPKPIPGAKPKRKGGDIPLGPGRRGQHQEDVERDDIVRQKMSIYGWVKEEHLDIPPVGDSGRRFLKLAQQELLKIKSYRAPRDKIICVLNCCKVIFGLLKHNKSDSSADSFMPLLIYVVLQSNPEHLVSNVQYILRFRNQEKLGGEAGYYLSSLMGAVQFIENMDRTTLTITDEEFEKHVEEAVSAIAEKHAQSPPVTQQPVFNEKSGPLPGETSARPSLDGPRTSTSNDEYSGEEKAAITGLLKTIQKPLSSIGRMFSDDPGPSMDPGPSSAPRTPAPPERLSREEPREHQQVPSKHALSAEEAAARQASAEAAEAQRLSRAEHANVVETLAGMFPDLDKDVISDVVYEKEGRQVILKSISLG; via the exons ATGTCTCCGCCGGAGCAGTCCACAGCTTCATCTAGCCAGCCGGTCTTAGACGAAACGCTGTCTAACAAACCCAATGTCGAGTTGATGTCTGCTCAGGACCCTACGGCAGGGACGCCTGGAACCTCTGATAATCATAGCCACGGATCGAGctccaaggacaagaccGGAAAAGAGGACAGTTTGATCGATTTTGGTGATCAGGCAGCTGACGTTCCATCACACGAACATAAGGCTGACGCCGCTGAGCAAGGTCATTCAGAAATGCTCAAAGAAAAGCAAGCTGCCAATGATTCTCGAGCTCCTAGCGGTTACTTGAACACTCACGCCTCAACAGCGGGCAAAATCAAACCTATTGCATTACCCTCGTCGAATGATGCTACTACACAATACCTCACCGCCGAACCATCCACTTATGTTGACCCCACGCCTGCGACCCCAATAACCTCTCAGCCGCCTTCGCGGACCCCTTCAAATGCTGCGCGTTCCCATGTCTCTGGAGATTCTACCCCTCCTAAATCAGACGCAGAGTTTGATGAGAGACGATATGTCAGTGAAGATGAGCACGAAGGCGGTTCACAGTCCGAAATTCAGAGCATCATGGAGCAGTTTAGCGAGTTTGGTGGTGGCcctggtgaagaagaagtcatgAGTCCCAGACTGGAGATTGCCTCGCCGATGCTAGGCCATCCCGTTCAGCATCCTCCTCGAAAGTCTAGTCTGGAACCTCTTGTCCCTACGCTCTCTGGTCAGATGCAGGGCCTACACATCTCCACGAGTTCCCCTCCAGCCGAGACCCCAAACAACACTGGGGTCGAGGATCTGGGGCCACCTGTCCCACCCAAGGATGGTGTTCACGGAACACCTCCACGTCCTAAAATAGAGCGGAACATGAGCGTTGCTTCTCCAAGCTCGCCAGTGCAGTCGCACCGGCCGCCCCctcctgagcctgagccagAGCCTACTCAACCCTTTGATTTCCATCGGTTTCTCGAGCAATTACGAAACAAGAAGGCAGATCCTGTGGCAAGGTACCTCAAGTCTTTCCTCTCTGAGTTTGGCAAACGGCAATGGATGGTGCATGAGCAAGTCAAGATTATAGGGGATTTTCTGGCCTTTATTGCCAACAAGATGGCGCAATGCGAGGTCTGGAGGGATGTATCTGACGCGGAGTTCGATAATGCTCGTGAGGGAATGGAAAAGCTGGTCATGAACAGACTGTATACTCAGACATTTTCGCCTGCAATCCAAGCGCCCAAACCGATCCCTGGGGCGAAGCCGAAGCGCAAGGGCGGCGATATACCTCTTGGCCCCGGTAGGCgaggccaacaccaagaggaTGTCGAGAGAGATGACATTGTTAGACAGAAGATGAGCATTTATGGCTGGGTGAAGGAAGAACATTTGGACATTCCGCCAGTCGGCGACAGTGGACGTCGGTTTTTGAAATTAGCCCAGCAAG AGCTGCTAAAAATAAAATCCTACAGAGCACCGCGAGACAAGATCATTTGTGTGTTGAACTGTTGCAAGGTGATCTTTG GTTTATTAAAACATAACAAGTCTGATTCCTCAGCTGACTCCTTCATGCCCCTCCTTATTTATGTTGTACTGCAATCAAATCCAGAGCACCTAGTGTCTAATGTGCAATACATCTTGCGCTTCAGGAACCAGGAAAAGCTCGGGGGTGAAGCAGGCTACTACTTGTCCTCGTTG ATGGGTGCTGTTCAGTTCATTGAAAACATGGATAGAACTACTCTAACGATTACTGAcgaggagtttgagaagcaTGTGGAAGAGGCCGTGTCAGCAATTGCTGAAAAGCATGCTCAATCACCGCCAGTCACCCAACAGCCAGTATTCAACGAGAAGTCTGGACCTCTTCCCGGAGAAACTTCTGCGCGTCCTTCTCTTGACGGACCACGCACTTCAACCTCGAATGACGAGTATTCGGGCGAAGAGAAAGCTGCCATCACTGGTCTTCTCAAGACTATACAGAAACCTCTTTCCAGCATTGGGAGAATGTTCTCTGATGACCCTGGCCCTTCCATGGATCCCGGGCCTAGCAGTGCGCCTCGGACCCCGGCGCCACCGGAGCGTCTCAGCCGTGAGGAGCCTCGCGAACATCAACAAGTACCTTCGAAACATGCATTATCTGCAGAAGAGGCTGCCGCACGACAGGCGAGCGCTGAAGCGGCCGAGGCGCAGCGACTTTCCCGTGCAGAGCATGCAAATGTTGTCGAAACATTAGCAGGCATGTTCCCTGACCTGGACAAGGATGTCATAAGTGATGTGGTTTACGAGAAGGAGGGCAGGCAAGTGATCCTCAAATCGATCTCTTTGGGCTGA
- a CDS encoding related to calcium-related spray protein, producing the protein MTRLHSNWSVWKVAVTAATLVTGVLGDNILKTSGVADCGSEPGISIDKLDISYDNDKQTVTFDVAGTSDKQRNVSAILEVNAYGRKVYENSINPCSKDTPIPQLCPLPDKHFAAAGSQKIDSEWANKVPSIAFQVPDISAQATLRLVSVDNPEEQVACFQAQVGNGKTASVPAVTYLSVGVVGAALLVSGASAASSALSGTAGAGHGGAPSPSFAETLGWFQGMAMNGMLSVDYPPVYRSFVKNFGFSAGIIPWESLQKSIDNFRNMTGGDLTNDSFDVLRNATLVFSDNSTSPPEDHSYKVKRAFNTFESLANLAIRGVETSVGDASESEGGQSLKNQTLSVAGISAYVQQYSVPKSNTFMTVLLVVAIIIATIIVSILLVKAILEFWALFGSFPQSLSGFREHYWGSIARTITHLILVLYGIWVLYCVFQFTVGDSWVAQLLAGVTLAIFTAILGWFTWKIFSTVKKLKSTEGNADALYNDKEIWVKYSLFYESYKKDYWWIFIPTIVYLFAKGCTLAVGDGNGMAQTIAQLVVESIFLCLLVWTRPFERKSSNIIGIAIQSVRVLSVALILVFVHELKIPQDSKTIAGVVLIAVQSALTGLLVILIIWNAINVLVKENPHRKRRKEMEKAKRDMDTLTPLDARNSLLLDRKDNNSISMFAMPAPQEKVSGRSMSPDQYRDAESGYQQPPPNYLSSSPPMQRNLTNMEHNNDSQYLMDNAAPVAWTNRDPSPVGMGRYDSGDTGYSPLNKQQTYGYGNGGGYRGF; encoded by the exons ATGACCCGCCTTCACTCTAACTGGAGTGTCTGGAAGGTGGCCGTAACGGCCGCGACCCTCGTCACCGGGGTTCTTGGTGACAACATTCTCAAGACATCTGGTGTTGCTGACTGCGGTTCAGAGCCCGGTATCAGCATTGACAAGTTGGATATTAGTTACGACAACGACAAACAAACTGTCACTTTCGATGTTGCGGGTACCAGCGACAAGCAGCGAAATGTCTCGGCCATCCTCGAAGTCAACGCATATGGCCGCAAGGTCTACGAGAATTCTATCAACCCCTGCAGCAAAGACACTCCCATCCCACAGCTCTGCCCTCTCCCCGACAAGCATTTTGCTGCCGCTGGAAGTCAGAAGATAGACTCGGAGTGGGCCAACAAAGTTCCTTCCATTGCTTTCCAGGTCCCGGATATCTCAGCTCAAGCAACTCTCCGACTCGTGTCAGTCGACAATCCCGAAGAACAGGTTGCGTGTTTCCAGGCTCAGGTCGGCAATGGAAAGACGGCCTCGGTTCCCGCAGTCACTTATCTTTCTGTCGGTGTTGTTGGCGCCGCCCTTCTCGTCTCGGGTGCATCCGCAGCTTCGTCCGCTCTTAGTGGTACTGCAGGCGCTGGACATGGCGGTGCTCCTAGTCCAAGCTTTGCCGAGACTCTCGGATGGTTTCAAGGTATGGCCATGAATGGCATGCTTTCAGTGGACTACCCCCCTGTCTACCGCAGCTTTGTCAAGAATTTTGGCTTCTCAGCCGGTATCATCCCATGGGAGTCACTGCAGAAGTCTATCGATAACTTCCGTAACATGACCGGAGGTGATCTCACCAACGACAGCTTCGACGTACTCAGAAATGCTACACTGGTCTTCTCCGATAACTCTACCAGCCCTCCCGAGGATCACTCGTATAAAGTTAAGCGCGCTTTCAACACCTTTGAGTCCTTGGCCAACCTGGCCATCCGCGGCGTCGAGACTTCAGTGGGAGATGCGTCGGAGAGTGAAGGTGGGCAAAGCCTCAAGAACCAGACCCTCTCGGTTGCTGGAATCTCAGCCTACGTTCAGCAGTATAGTGTTCCCAAGTCCAACACTTTTATGACGGTTCTGCTCGttgtcgccatcatcatcgcgacCATCATTGTCAGTATTCTTCTCGTCAAGGCCATCCTCGAATTCTGGGCTCTGTTTGGCAGCTTTCCGCAATCTTTATCTGGATTCCGTGAGCATTACTGGGGTTCCATTGCCCGAACCATCACTCACCTAATTCTCGTCCTCTACGGTATCTGGGTATTGTATTGTGTGTTTCAGTTCACAGTGGGTGACTCATGGGTCGCACAGCTATTAGCTGGTGTCACGCTTGCAATCTTTACAGCTATCCTTGGTTGGTTTACTTGGAAAATCTTCAGTACAGTCAAGAAACTGAAGAGCACTGAGGGCAACGCTGATGCCTTGTACAACGACAAGGAGATTTGGGTCAAGTACTCTCTTTTCTATGAGTCCTACAAGAAAGACTACTGGTGGATCTTCATTCCCACAATAGTCTATCTCTTTGCAAAGGGCTGCACTCTCgctgttggcgatggcaatGGCATGGCTCAGACCATTGCCCAGCTTGTCGTTGAGTCCATTTTCTTGTGTCTTCTCGTCTGGACTCGACCCTTCGAGCGAAAGTCTAGCAACATCATTGGCATCGCCATTCAGTCGGTTCGCGTCCTGTCTGTTGCTCtcattcttgtctttgttcaTGAGCTCAAGATTCCCCAGGACAGCAAGACAATCGCTGGTGTAGTCCTCATCGCAGTCCAGTCTGCTCTGACTGGTCTCTtggtcatcctcatcatttGGAACGCGATCAATGTTCTCGTCAAGGAGAACCCACACCGCAAGCGAAGAAAGGAGATGG AGAAAGCCAAGCGTGATATGGACACTCTCACACCTCTGGATGCCCGGAATTCTCTGCTCCTTGACCGCAAggacaacaacagcatctcCATGTTCGCCATGCCTGCTCCTCAAGAAAAGGTCTCGGGCCGATCCATGTCCCCTGACCAATACAGGGACGCTGAGTCAGGATATCAACAACCACCACCGAACTACCTGTCTTCGAGCCCCCCTATGCAACGAAACCTCACCAACATGGAGCACAACAACGACTCTCAGTATCTGATGGACAACGCAGCACCTGTAGCGTGGACCAACCGAGACCCAAGTCCAGTGGGCATGGGAAGATACGACTCTGGAGATACCGGCTACAGCCCTCTCAACAAGCAACAAACATATGGGTATGGAAATGGAGGCGGTTATAGAGGGTTTTGA